The Streptomyces sp. B3I8 nucleotide sequence GGCCGGATCGTGAACTCCGTGCCGAAGCAGGACGGGCCGGCCGAGGGCTGGGAGCGGGCGGCCGAGGCCGCGGGGCGGTCCGCGGCGGAGCTGATCCGGGCCGTCGCCGGGCACGGGCTGGTGCTGCACACCGGCGGGGAGGCCTCGCGGCAGGAGACGGCGGCGCTGCTGCGGGCGGCGTCGGAGCTGGGACTGCGGGCGTGGGGGGCGACGCACGGTGCGGGCGGCCGTGAGCGCCTCGGCGCGCAGGTGGCCGGGGGCGGCGCGGTCGGTTCCGCCAGTCCCGCCGACTCTGCCGGTCCTTCCCGTTCCGCCGTCATGGGCGAACCGGTCGGCGGTTCCGCGGGTGACACGCGAAGTGGTGTGGTCACGGTGGCGGATCTGCTGTCCGGGGCGCCGGGCGGGCCGGGCCGGGACGCCGAGGGGACGTTCGCCCTCGACCTGCTCGTGGTGCTGGACGCGCCGCAGCTCGACGTGGAGACGGCGGCGCTGCTGGTGGAGTCGATGCCGGACGGGGCGCGGCTGGTCCTCTCCGGTGACCCGGGGGTGCTGTGGTCGGCCGGGCCCGGGCGGGTCTTCGCGGACCTGCTGGCGGCGCGGATCTGTCCGCAGGTCGCCTCGCGCACCCCGGACCCCGGTCCGCTCGGCGAGCTGGTCTCGGGAATCGGCATCGGGGAGCTCAACCAGGTGGCGGCGCCCGGCAAGGAAGTGGTGATCGTGCCGGTGCGGGACGCGGGAGAGGCGGTGCACCGGACCGTGCAACTGGTCGCGGACTCCGTGCCGCGCGCCATCGGCGTACCGCCCGAGGAGACGGTGGTCGTGACGCCGGGGCACGGCGGCGCGGTGGGGACGCGGGTGCTGAACGCCGCGCTGAAGGAGCGGCTCAACCCCGGGCCGGGTCGGTTCGACGGGTTCGACCCCGGGGACCGGGTGGTCTACACGGCGGGGCCGGGACGGGCGGTGCCGGGCCGTGTCGTCGGCGCGGACACGGACGGGCTGCGGCTGGAGTGCGCGGGGCTGCCGGTGGCGGTGGACCGGGAGCGGGTGGAGCAGGTGGTACGGCACGGGTGGGCGCTGACCGCGCACCAGGCGGTCGGGGAACGGTGGCCGGCGGTGGTCGCGGTGCTGCCCGGGGACGCGGTGCCGGCGTTGTCGCGGCCGTGGGTGTACACGGCCTTCGGGCGGGCGGAGCGGCATCTGTCCGTGGTGCACGGGGTGGAGCAGGCGTTGCCGCGGGCGGTGGCGGAGGTCCCGGCCAAGCCGCGGACGACGAGGCTGGGGGTGTTGCTGGGGACGGGCGCCGAGCGCTGAGGACGCCGCAGGGGGCGCGCCCGCCGCCCCCTGCAAGGGGCGCTGTCGTCGCGCGCGGCGGAGCCGCGTATCGGCACAGCCCGGCCCCGACGTCCGCCCCGGGCCCCCTACGGGGACGCCGGGGCGGGCGGGGGTCAGGGGAGGGGGGCCGGGGCGGGGTCGTCGTCCGGGTCGTCGTCGAAGACCGCGCTGATGTCGAAGCGGCAGACGACATGGGCGGCATCGGCCTGGTCGAAGGGCGAATCGAGCCATTCGCCGGGCTCGGGCGGGTCGTCGGTGGCGGTGACCCACAGGGTGGAGTCGCCCTCCTCCAGGCCGAACTCCTTGTGCCGGGAGGCGATCTCGTCGGGTTCGTACTCGCCGAAGAGGACACCGAGCGCGCCGTGCACCGTGCCCGACACCTCGTCGACGGGCTCCTCGGCGGCCTCGATCCGTTGCGCCTGCGCGAGCAGCCGCCGTGGTTCGGCCACGACGTAGTCGCGGCGGATCAGCACGCTGAGGGCGTTGGGCTCCTCCGGGCCCGCGTACGGCGGCATGTCCTCGGTGCCGGGGATCTCGAAGGGCG carries:
- a CDS encoding helix-hairpin-helix domain-containing protein is translated as MSTDPETTETAADTAEPADSATPAGSVESGDMGESGESAEPVGASGGAEGAEGSAARLSETEAELEAQRLERERIEKRKAAKRGPVESGAKLSGTAADLLAAVRAVESGAKPVASAFSEPPPAPRRAAPEAVREPRQPVAPTAAPAAVPVPDGEAVAAVRAVLAEGGAPAALAPGAAAALGAGAEGLLREDPWQLLRMPGVRPEQADGFARALLGAEAGPGDERRGRAVTGWLLEQAALAGHTALELPALLTALGRYAVPDPDAAVREALAEGEALVFQDALDQPSGAAPKPAEGEAVRGEDGGEGEETEEGRERPVRVLVGLERYALAEESLADGLGRIVNSVPKQDGPAEGWERAAEAAGRSAAELIRAVAGHGLVLHTGGEASRQETAALLRAASELGLRAWGATHGAGGRERLGAQVAGGGAVGSASPADSAGPSRSAVMGEPVGGSAGDTRSGVVTVADLLSGAPGGPGRDAEGTFALDLLVVLDAPQLDVETAALLVESMPDGARLVLSGDPGVLWSAGPGRVFADLLAARICPQVASRTPDPGPLGELVSGIGIGELNQVAAPGKEVVIVPVRDAGEAVHRTVQLVADSVPRAIGVPPEETVVVTPGHGGAVGTRVLNAALKERLNPGPGRFDGFDPGDRVVYTAGPGRAVPGRVVGADTDGLRLECAGLPVAVDRERVEQVVRHGWALTAHQAVGERWPAVVAVLPGDAVPALSRPWVYTAFGRAERHLSVVHGVEQALPRAVAEVPAKPRTTRLGVLLGTGAER